The Methylobacterium durans nucleotide sequence ATCACGTCGGCGCCGCGGCGGGCGAGGTCGAGGCCCTTGGCCAGGATCGCGTTGGGCGTCATCTTCGAGGCGTCGACGATCTCGGAGAAGATGCGCAGGTCGTGCCGCGACAGGTCGACCGTGCGCCCAGCGAGCCCGAGATGGGCCGGCAGGTCCACGATCTCGTCGGGCCCCCGCTCCACCGGCACGCCGAAATGGGAAGCGAGCGCCTCCGGGTTCGCCCGGCAGCGCCCGGGCAGGAGGATGCGGGTGGCGCCGTCCGGGATCCGGACCCGGCGGCGGATGATCTCCTCCGTCATCAAGGCGGCGACCTTCACCCCGGCATCGGCGATCGTCCAGGCGAAGCGGTCGGCGGGCAGGCCGGCCGCGACCTTTTCCAGCCGCGCCCGGGCGAGCTTGCCCGTCACGAAGACGAGGTGCTCGGGGGCGCGGGCGCCTTGCTCGGAGGTGCTCACGCCGCAACTTTCAGGTGCATGTCGGCGCCCCGCACGACGATGCGGCCGCCGTAGCGCGCGGCGAAGTCGGGGAAGGCGGCATCGACGAGGCCGAGCCGGGCCAGTTCCTCCGGCCCGGCGCCGGGCGGGCAGGGGGCGGCCTTCAGGAGGAGGCAGCGCTCGGCTCCGGTCTCCGTCGCCAGCCAGAGGGCGAGGCTGTCCGAGGTCACGGACCAGGATTCGGGGATGTCCGGATGACCGGATGCGAGATCCGCCGGATCCCAGACGGGCAGCCCGCCGGCGCGGGCGTGGCGCGCCGCCGCGGCCGGATTCCGGATGATCGCGATCAACGTCTCGAGGTCGCGAAGATGATCGCTCACGCGCCCCATCGCGGCGAGGGCGAGGCGGTGGGCGTGCGCGTCGTCGAAACCCTCGGAGACCTGCGCCGCCCGCACCGCGTCGGCGTGAGGTCCGCCCCCCGGCACCAGGATGCAGGGCCCTT carries:
- a CDS encoding uridylate kinase, coding for MSAPALSVVKLGGSLLGDRARLRAILAGLAQGAEGPCILVPGGGPHADAVRAAQVSEGFDDAHAHRLALAAMGRVSDHLRDLETLIAIIRNPAAAARHARAGGLPVWDPADLASGHPDIPESWSVTSDSLALWLATETGAERCLLLKAAPCPPGAGPEELARLGLVDAAFPDFAARYGGRIVVRGADMHLKVAA